A single region of the Grus americana isolate bGruAme1 chromosome 3, bGruAme1.mat, whole genome shotgun sequence genome encodes:
- the LOC129204312 gene encoding cGMP-dependent protein kinase 1-like isoform X1, translated as MDARLQELREETTFLRDVAREEATEPPCSQWDSHAPAIVPEPLASDAAVRVPNSPTSHRDLGLIAEAVGRSEFLRRLGEGCPEALAQSFTPVRHSPGDTVLAEGAEGTAMYIVAEGQLSVSQQGRPLRTLGPGDVFGELALLYHCRRTATVQALGPVRLWAIDRQRYRAIATSNAKRRRDEILSSLRTVPWLRDLSHSHLCKLLDAMEECTFPPGHVIIHEGDEAENFYIILKGEVRVSRRVLGRQRPVRVLRAGEHFGERALLRNTPRTASCQAQGHVTCVTMAKDDFQEISPFCPPEPPEPDVCDGDAAAPEDPGRGWGSPILRQPPAPERLEDLVAVRYEEGQWQGQRIVLGTGGFGRVELVRCQERLFALKRIRKDWVVRRQQQEHVRTERRVLAGSRSPFIVGFFGTFRDGQYVYLLLEFCQGGELWTKLREMRCFEEPLAVFCCACVVEGLEYLHGRGIVYRDLKPENLMLDQRGYVKLVDFGFAKELGRGEKTYSFCGTPEYLAPEMLRQEGHDFAVDFWMLGILAFELLVGRPPFHSADPQQIYSRILDGVFSFPAFLGEAACSLISKLCRRRPGQRLGNTASGIRGIKKHRWFGALKWRKLVLRQLEAPTLRLIKEGPPYVNFKRFSVDWTPAEDECSGWDEDF; from the exons ATGGACGCgcggctgcaggagctgcgggAGGAGACGACCTTCCTGCGGGACGTGGCACGGGAGGAGGCCACGGAGCCGCCCTGCAGCCAGTGGGACAGCCACGCACCGGCCATCGTCCCCGAGCCCCTGGCCAGCGACGCCGCCGTCCGCGTGCCCAACAGCCCCACGTCGCACAG GGACCTCGGCCTGATCGCGGAGGCGGTGGGACGCAGCGAGTTCCTGCGGCGCCTGGGCGAGGGCTGCCCCGAGGCGCTGGCCCAGAGCTTCACCCCCGTCCGGCACAGCCCTGGTGACACGGTGCTGGCCGAGGGCGCCGAGGGCACGGCCATGTACATCGTGGCGG AGGGGCAGCTCAGCGTGAGCCAGCAGGGCCGGCCGCTCCGCACGCTGGGGCCGGGTGACGTGTTTGGGGAGCTGGCCCTCCTCTACCACTGCAGGCGCACGGCCACCGTGCAGG CGCTCGGCCCCGTGCGCCTCTGGGCCATCGACAGGCAGCGGTACCGCGCCATCGCCACCAGCAACGCCAAGCGGAGACGAGACGAGATCCTGAGCTCCCTGCGGAC GGTGCCCTGGCTACGGGACCTCTCCCACAGCCACCTCTGCAAGCTGCTGGACGCCATGGAGGAG TGCACCTTCCCGCCCGGCCACGTCATTATCCACGAAGGGGACGAGGCGGAAAACTTCTACATCATCCtgaagggagag GTGCGGGTGAGCCGGCGGGTGCTGGGGCGGCAGAGGCCGGTCCGCGTCCTGCGCGCCGGGGAGCACTTCGGGGAGCGGGCCCTGCTGCG GAACACCCCCCGGACGGCGTCGTGCCAGGCCCAGGGACACGTCACCTGCGTCACCATGGCCAAGGa tGACTTCCAGGAGATCAGCCCCTTCTGCCCCCCGGAGCCCCCGGAGCC GGACGTGTGTGATGGAGACGCAGCAGCCCCCGAGGATCCCGGGAG gggctgggggtccccaaTCCTGCGGCAGCCCCCGGCACCGGAGCGGCTGGAGGACCTGGTGGCCGTGCGCTACGAGGAGGGTCAGTGGCAGGGCCAGCGCATCGTCCTGGGCACCGGCGGCTTTGGCCGGGTCGAGCTG GTGCGGTGCCAGGAGCGGCTCTTTGCGCTGAAGCGGATCCGCAAGGACTGGGTGgtgcggcggcagcagcaggagcacgTGCGCACCGAGCGGCGCGTGCTGGCGGGCAGCCGCAGCCCCTTCATCGTGGG GTTTTTCGGCACCTTCCGGGACGGGCAGTACGTCTACCTGCTGCTGGAGTTCTGCCAGGGCGGCGAGCTGTGGACCAAGCTGCGCGAGAT GCGCTGCTTCGAGGAGCCGCTGGCCGTGTTCTGCTGCGCCTGCGTGGTCGAGGGCCTCGAGTACCTGCACGGCCGCGGCATCGTCTACCGTGACCTGAAGCCGGAGAACCTCATGCTGGACCAGCGCGGCTACGTCAAGCTG GTCGACTTTGGCTTCGCCAAggagctggggcggggggagaagaCCTACTCCTTCTGCGGGACCCCCGAGTACCTGGCGCCAGAGATGCTGCGCCAGGAGGGCCACGACTTCGCCGTCGACTTCTGGATGCTGGGCATCCTCGCCTTCGAGCTGCTGGTGGGCAG GCCCCCCTTCCACAGCGCCGACCCCCAGCAGATCTACAGCCGCATCCTGGACGGCGTCTTCTCCTTCCCCGCCTTCCTCGGCGAGGCCGCCTGCTCCCTCATCAGCAAACTCTGCAG ACGCCGTCCGGGGCAGCGCCTGGGGAACACGGCCAGCGGCATCCGCGGCATCAAGAAGCacag GTGGTTCGGGGCCCTGAAGTGGAGGAAGCTCGTGCTGCGGCAGCTGGAGGCACCCACCCTGCGGCTCATCAAGGAG ggacccccctaCGTCAACTTCAAGCGTTTCTCGGTCGACTGGACGCCAGCGGAGGACGAGTGCTCGGGCTGGGACGAGGATTTCTGA
- the LOC129204312 gene encoding cGMP-dependent protein kinase 1-like isoform X2 has protein sequence MDARLQELREETTFLRDVAREEATEPPCSQWDSHAPAIVPEPLASDAAVRVPNSPTSHRDLGLIAEAVGRSEFLRRLGEGCPEALAQSFTPVRHSPGDTVLAEGAEGTAMYIVAEGQLSVSQQGRPLRTLGPGDVFGELALLYHCRRTATVQALGPVRLWAIDRQRYRAIATSNAKRRRDEILSSLRTVPWLRDLSHSHLCKLLDAMEECTFPPGHVIIHEGDEAENFYIILKGEVRVSRRVLGRQRPVRVLRAGEHFGERALLRNTPRTASCQAQGHVTCVTMAKDDFQEISPFCPPEPPEPDVCDGDAAAPEDPGRGWGSPILRQPPAPERLEDLVAVRYEEGQWQGQRIVLGTGGFGRVELVRCQERLFALKRIRKDWVVRRQQQEHVRTERRVLAGSRSPFIVGFFGTFRDGQYVYLLLEFCQGGELWTKLREMRCFEEPLAVFCCACVVEGLEYLHGRGIVYRDLKPENLMLDQRGYVKLVDFGFAKELGRGEKTYSFCGTPEYLAPEMLRQEGHDFAVDFWMLGILAFELLVGSADPQQIYSRILDGVFSFPAFLGEAACSLISKLCRRRPGQRLGNTASGIRGIKKHRWFGALKWRKLVLRQLEAPTLRLIKEGPPYVNFKRFSVDWTPAEDECSGWDEDF, from the exons ATGGACGCgcggctgcaggagctgcgggAGGAGACGACCTTCCTGCGGGACGTGGCACGGGAGGAGGCCACGGAGCCGCCCTGCAGCCAGTGGGACAGCCACGCACCGGCCATCGTCCCCGAGCCCCTGGCCAGCGACGCCGCCGTCCGCGTGCCCAACAGCCCCACGTCGCACAG GGACCTCGGCCTGATCGCGGAGGCGGTGGGACGCAGCGAGTTCCTGCGGCGCCTGGGCGAGGGCTGCCCCGAGGCGCTGGCCCAGAGCTTCACCCCCGTCCGGCACAGCCCTGGTGACACGGTGCTGGCCGAGGGCGCCGAGGGCACGGCCATGTACATCGTGGCGG AGGGGCAGCTCAGCGTGAGCCAGCAGGGCCGGCCGCTCCGCACGCTGGGGCCGGGTGACGTGTTTGGGGAGCTGGCCCTCCTCTACCACTGCAGGCGCACGGCCACCGTGCAGG CGCTCGGCCCCGTGCGCCTCTGGGCCATCGACAGGCAGCGGTACCGCGCCATCGCCACCAGCAACGCCAAGCGGAGACGAGACGAGATCCTGAGCTCCCTGCGGAC GGTGCCCTGGCTACGGGACCTCTCCCACAGCCACCTCTGCAAGCTGCTGGACGCCATGGAGGAG TGCACCTTCCCGCCCGGCCACGTCATTATCCACGAAGGGGACGAGGCGGAAAACTTCTACATCATCCtgaagggagag GTGCGGGTGAGCCGGCGGGTGCTGGGGCGGCAGAGGCCGGTCCGCGTCCTGCGCGCCGGGGAGCACTTCGGGGAGCGGGCCCTGCTGCG GAACACCCCCCGGACGGCGTCGTGCCAGGCCCAGGGACACGTCACCTGCGTCACCATGGCCAAGGa tGACTTCCAGGAGATCAGCCCCTTCTGCCCCCCGGAGCCCCCGGAGCC GGACGTGTGTGATGGAGACGCAGCAGCCCCCGAGGATCCCGGGAG gggctgggggtccccaaTCCTGCGGCAGCCCCCGGCACCGGAGCGGCTGGAGGACCTGGTGGCCGTGCGCTACGAGGAGGGTCAGTGGCAGGGCCAGCGCATCGTCCTGGGCACCGGCGGCTTTGGCCGGGTCGAGCTG GTGCGGTGCCAGGAGCGGCTCTTTGCGCTGAAGCGGATCCGCAAGGACTGGGTGgtgcggcggcagcagcaggagcacgTGCGCACCGAGCGGCGCGTGCTGGCGGGCAGCCGCAGCCCCTTCATCGTGGG GTTTTTCGGCACCTTCCGGGACGGGCAGTACGTCTACCTGCTGCTGGAGTTCTGCCAGGGCGGCGAGCTGTGGACCAAGCTGCGCGAGAT GCGCTGCTTCGAGGAGCCGCTGGCCGTGTTCTGCTGCGCCTGCGTGGTCGAGGGCCTCGAGTACCTGCACGGCCGCGGCATCGTCTACCGTGACCTGAAGCCGGAGAACCTCATGCTGGACCAGCGCGGCTACGTCAAGCTG GTCGACTTTGGCTTCGCCAAggagctggggcggggggagaagaCCTACTCCTTCTGCGGGACCCCCGAGTACCTGGCGCCAGAGATGCTGCGCCAGGAGGGCCACGACTTCGCCGTCGACTTCTGGATGCTGGGCATCCTCGCCTTCGAGCTGCTGGTGGGCAG CGCCGACCCCCAGCAGATCTACAGCCGCATCCTGGACGGCGTCTTCTCCTTCCCCGCCTTCCTCGGCGAGGCCGCCTGCTCCCTCATCAGCAAACTCTGCAG ACGCCGTCCGGGGCAGCGCCTGGGGAACACGGCCAGCGGCATCCGCGGCATCAAGAAGCacag GTGGTTCGGGGCCCTGAAGTGGAGGAAGCTCGTGCTGCGGCAGCTGGAGGCACCCACCCTGCGGCTCATCAAGGAG ggacccccctaCGTCAACTTCAAGCGTTTCTCGGTCGACTGGACGCCAGCGGAGGACGAGTGCTCGGGCTGGGACGAGGATTTCTGA
- the OST4 gene encoding dolichyl-diphosphooligosaccharide--protein glycosyltransferase subunit 4 → MAPSPRPSRRAPRPEVARGAGRRVGSGSAMITDVQLAIFANMLGVSLFLLVVLYHYVAVNNPKKQE, encoded by the exons ATGGCGCCgtcgccccgcccctcccgccgTGCCCCGCGGCCGGAAGTCGCGCGCGGCGCAGGGAGACGTGTCGGCAGCGGCAGCGC GATGATCACGGACGTGCAGCTCGCCATCTTCGCCAACATGCTGGGCGTGTCGCTCTTCCTCCTCGTCGTGCTCTACCACTACGTGGCCGTCAACAACCCCAAGAAGCAGGAGTGA
- the LOC129204312 gene encoding cGMP-dependent protein kinase 1-like isoform X3, with product MDARLQELREETTFLRDVAREEATEPPCSQWDSHAPAIVPEPLASDAAVRVPNSPTSHRDLGLIAEAVGRSEFLRRLGEGCPEALAQSFTPVRHSPGDTVLAEGAEGTAMYIVAEGQLSVSQQGRPLRTLGPGDVFGELALLYHCRRTATVQALGPVRLWAIDRQRYRAIATSNAKRRRDEILSSLRTVPWLRDLSHSHLCKLLDAMEEVRVSRRVLGRQRPVRVLRAGEHFGERALLRNTPRTASCQAQGHVTCVTMAKDDFQEISPFCPPEPPEPDVCDGDAAAPEDPGRGWGSPILRQPPAPERLEDLVAVRYEEGQWQGQRIVLGTGGFGRVELVRCQERLFALKRIRKDWVVRRQQQEHVRTERRVLAGSRSPFIVGFFGTFRDGQYVYLLLEFCQGGELWTKLREMRCFEEPLAVFCCACVVEGLEYLHGRGIVYRDLKPENLMLDQRGYVKLVDFGFAKELGRGEKTYSFCGTPEYLAPEMLRQEGHDFAVDFWMLGILAFELLVGRPPFHSADPQQIYSRILDGVFSFPAFLGEAACSLISKLCRRRPGQRLGNTASGIRGIKKHRWFGALKWRKLVLRQLEAPTLRLIKEGPPYVNFKRFSVDWTPAEDECSGWDEDF from the exons ATGGACGCgcggctgcaggagctgcgggAGGAGACGACCTTCCTGCGGGACGTGGCACGGGAGGAGGCCACGGAGCCGCCCTGCAGCCAGTGGGACAGCCACGCACCGGCCATCGTCCCCGAGCCCCTGGCCAGCGACGCCGCCGTCCGCGTGCCCAACAGCCCCACGTCGCACAG GGACCTCGGCCTGATCGCGGAGGCGGTGGGACGCAGCGAGTTCCTGCGGCGCCTGGGCGAGGGCTGCCCCGAGGCGCTGGCCCAGAGCTTCACCCCCGTCCGGCACAGCCCTGGTGACACGGTGCTGGCCGAGGGCGCCGAGGGCACGGCCATGTACATCGTGGCGG AGGGGCAGCTCAGCGTGAGCCAGCAGGGCCGGCCGCTCCGCACGCTGGGGCCGGGTGACGTGTTTGGGGAGCTGGCCCTCCTCTACCACTGCAGGCGCACGGCCACCGTGCAGG CGCTCGGCCCCGTGCGCCTCTGGGCCATCGACAGGCAGCGGTACCGCGCCATCGCCACCAGCAACGCCAAGCGGAGACGAGACGAGATCCTGAGCTCCCTGCGGAC GGTGCCCTGGCTACGGGACCTCTCCCACAGCCACCTCTGCAAGCTGCTGGACGCCATGGAGGAG GTGCGGGTGAGCCGGCGGGTGCTGGGGCGGCAGAGGCCGGTCCGCGTCCTGCGCGCCGGGGAGCACTTCGGGGAGCGGGCCCTGCTGCG GAACACCCCCCGGACGGCGTCGTGCCAGGCCCAGGGACACGTCACCTGCGTCACCATGGCCAAGGa tGACTTCCAGGAGATCAGCCCCTTCTGCCCCCCGGAGCCCCCGGAGCC GGACGTGTGTGATGGAGACGCAGCAGCCCCCGAGGATCCCGGGAG gggctgggggtccccaaTCCTGCGGCAGCCCCCGGCACCGGAGCGGCTGGAGGACCTGGTGGCCGTGCGCTACGAGGAGGGTCAGTGGCAGGGCCAGCGCATCGTCCTGGGCACCGGCGGCTTTGGCCGGGTCGAGCTG GTGCGGTGCCAGGAGCGGCTCTTTGCGCTGAAGCGGATCCGCAAGGACTGGGTGgtgcggcggcagcagcaggagcacgTGCGCACCGAGCGGCGCGTGCTGGCGGGCAGCCGCAGCCCCTTCATCGTGGG GTTTTTCGGCACCTTCCGGGACGGGCAGTACGTCTACCTGCTGCTGGAGTTCTGCCAGGGCGGCGAGCTGTGGACCAAGCTGCGCGAGAT GCGCTGCTTCGAGGAGCCGCTGGCCGTGTTCTGCTGCGCCTGCGTGGTCGAGGGCCTCGAGTACCTGCACGGCCGCGGCATCGTCTACCGTGACCTGAAGCCGGAGAACCTCATGCTGGACCAGCGCGGCTACGTCAAGCTG GTCGACTTTGGCTTCGCCAAggagctggggcggggggagaagaCCTACTCCTTCTGCGGGACCCCCGAGTACCTGGCGCCAGAGATGCTGCGCCAGGAGGGCCACGACTTCGCCGTCGACTTCTGGATGCTGGGCATCCTCGCCTTCGAGCTGCTGGTGGGCAG GCCCCCCTTCCACAGCGCCGACCCCCAGCAGATCTACAGCCGCATCCTGGACGGCGTCTTCTCCTTCCCCGCCTTCCTCGGCGAGGCCGCCTGCTCCCTCATCAGCAAACTCTGCAG ACGCCGTCCGGGGCAGCGCCTGGGGAACACGGCCAGCGGCATCCGCGGCATCAAGAAGCacag GTGGTTCGGGGCCCTGAAGTGGAGGAAGCTCGTGCTGCGGCAGCTGGAGGCACCCACCCTGCGGCTCATCAAGGAG ggacccccctaCGTCAACTTCAAGCGTTTCTCGGTCGACTGGACGCCAGCGGAGGACGAGTGCTCGGGCTGGGACGAGGATTTCTGA
- the EMILIN1 gene encoding EMILIN-1, producing MAPWLWPCLLAAQALAANFPPRYSLYTGGAAPLSPIQATAPQGPAAAHSGARAASRHRNWCAYVVTRSVSCVVEDGVESFVKPDYQPCGWGQLQCPRVLAYRSFLRPRYKVSQRTVSELAWRCCQGYSGEDCAEGPAPAAPLPTGRPRPRPGRPTLSGFGNPLSGLGGEGGGDAEKVRRLEEQVRRLSEQVEELRAGQEAPPEHPRQATDNGPEQPADAAAPAEVREALSHVQRRLEELEGRLHRQESGREGPGTAREPGAAATLRELEQRVQEACAACMTGTEGLRRQAAEDRERMQALEKLVGSVDQRNREAVETVQRHISSLSSRLAPAAPPDELHRRLAELERRLDELPTAGVAGPGGQGPVLARRLMELEGRLNASRAGPWPPEPEGRQSGLPGRLANLSRAVEGLAASGAQRGARLAELEGLLARCGQPCPAPPQPTAGVRDAGDGQLGPLLRQLERRLQDTEGQLRALGGGGGGAGLAGTLRGLRAEAGELWELLGVQGEALGRLDGRLAQLEAGGPLAEELAWLRNRTGRLEAELGAAGGSPCPRPCAPPPPQEPERPRDEGDACAAGCRPARPSPTAEAEEAEVPLDGFGVFGGTSPSELRALRAELASALLSLDGLNATVRGLQDALDQQDARQRQLGAITDRVVAELDQAAAAAAARQAESEERLERLARELARAGGCPAGLEPRVAKLEGVCEQLEAVAGGLRGVREGLGRHLAGLWGAVRDLNGTAGAQAALLDKALQAQLPRRLGALNASLQHLRGELLRLTQRDLTGPPGPPGPAGPMGEMGPPGPSGPPGKDGEQGPVGPPGLPGERGEVGEPGSVPRIAFSAALSTQRTEPGTVPFDQVLLNDGGAYDAETGTFTAPVSGRYLVSAVLTGHKGEKLEAVLSRSNQGIARLDSAGFQPEGLEKEPVAALQPSPGALGVFSLLLPLAAGETLCVDLVSGRLAHAPDEPLTVFSGALLYDAEEP from the exons ATGGCCCCCTGGCTCTGGCCGTGCCTCCTGGCCGCCCAGGCCCTGGCCGCCAACTTCCCCCCCAGGTACAGCCTCTACACCGGGGGGGCCGCCCCGCTCAGCCCCATCCAGGCCACGGCCCCACagggccccgccgcggcccaCAGCGGTGCCCGGGCCGCCAGCCGGCACAG GAACTGGTGTGCCTACGTGGTGACGCGCAGCGTGAGCTGCGTGGTGGAGGACGGCGTTGAGAGCTTCGTGAAGCCGGATTACCAGCCCTGCGGCTGGGGGCAGCTCCAGTGCCCCCGCGTCCTGGC GTACCGCAGCTTCCTGCGGCCCCGCTACAAGGTGTCCCAGAGGACGGTGTCGGAGCTGGCCTGGCGCTGCTGCCAGGGCTACTCGGGCGAGGACTGTGCCGAGGGGCCGGCGCCGGCAGCCCCCCTGCCCaccggccgcccccggccccggcccggccgccccacGCTCTCCGGCTTCGGCAACCCCCTCAGCGGCCTGGGGGGCGAAG GCGGCGGGGACGCGGAGAAGGTGCGCCGGCTGGAGGAGCAGGTGCGGCGGCTGAGCGAGCAGGTGGAGGAGCTGCGGGCCGGGCAGGAGGCGCCGCCGGAGCACCCGCGCCAGGCCACGGACAACGGCCCCGAGCAGCCGGCCGACGCGGCCGCTCCCGCCGAGGTGCGGGAGGCGCTGAGCCACGTCCAGCGgcggctggaggagctggaaggCCGCTTGCACCGCCAGGAGAGCGGCCGGGAGGGCCCGGGGACGGCGAGGGAGCCGGGGGCGGCCGCGACGCTGCGGGAGCTGGAGCAACGGGTGCAGGAGGCCTGTGCCGCCTGCATGACCGGCACCGAGGGGCTGCGGCGGCAGGCGGCGGAGGACCGGGAGCGCATGCAGGCGCTGGAGAAGCTGGTGGGCTCGGTGGACCAGCGCAACCGGGAGGCCGTGGAGACGGTGCAGCGGCACATCAGCAGCCTGAGCAGCCGCctggcccccgccgccccgccggaCGAGCTGCACCGGCgcctggctgagctggagcGGCGCCTGGACGAGCTGCCCACGGCCGgggtggcggggccgggcgggcagggccCGGTGCTGGCGCGGAGGCTGATGGAGCTGGAGGGGCGGCTGAACGCCTCGCGGGCCGGCCCGTGGCCCCCTGAGCCGGAGGGGCGGCAGAGCGGGCTGCCGGGCCGCCTGGCCAACCTGAGCCGGGCCGTGGAGGGGCTGGCGGCcagcggggcgcagcggggCGCCCGCCTGGCCGAGCTGGAGGGGCTGCTGGCCCGCTGcggccagccctgcccggcaCCCCCACAGCCCACGGCGGGCGTGCGGGACGCGGGGGACGGGCAGCTCGGCCCCCTCCTGCGGCAGCTGGAGCGGCGGCTCCAGGACACCGAGGGGCAGTTGCGGGCCCtgggcggcggcggtggcggggccgggctggccGGCACcctgcgggggctgcgggcggaGGCGGGGGAgctgtgggagctgctgggggtgcagggggaggcgCTGGGGCGGCTGGACGGGCGGCTGGCGCAGCTGGAGGCGGGGGGGCCACTGGCCGAGGAGCTGGCGTGGCTCCGCAACCGGACGGGGCGGCTGGAGGCCGAGCTGGGGGCGGCAGgcggcagcccctgcccccggccctgcgccccgccgcccccccagGAGCCGGAGCGGCCGCGGGACGAGGGGGACGCCTGCGCCGCCGGctgccgcccggcccggcccagccccacggcagaggcagaggaggccGAGGTGCCGCTCGACGGGTTCGGCGTCTTCGGGGGCACCTCGCCCTCGGAGCTGCGGGCGCTGCGGGCCGAGCTGGCCTCGGCGCTGCTGTCCCTGGACGGGCTGAACGCCACGGTGCGCGGGCTGCAGGACGCGCTGGACCAGCAGGACGCCCGGCAGCGCCAGCTGGGCGCCATCACCGACCGCGTCGTGGCCGAGCTGGaccaggcggcggcggcggcggcggcgcggcagGCCGAGAGCGAGGAGCGGCTGGAGCGGCTGGCGCGGGAGCTGGCgcgggccgggggctgcccggccgGCCTGGAGCCGCGCGTGGCCAAGCTGGAGGGTGTCTGCGAGCAGCTGGAGGCCGTGGCGGGCGGGCTGCGGGGCGTCCGCGAGGGGCTGGGCCGGCACCTGGCGGGGCTGTGGGGCGCGGTGCGGGACCTGAACGGCACGGCCGGCGCCCAGGCCGCGCTGCTGGACAAGGCGCTGCAGGCCCAGCTGCCCCGCCGGCTCGGTGCCCTCAACGCCAGCCTGCAGCACCTGCGCGGGGAGCTGCTCCGCCTGACGCAGAGAGACCTCACCg ggccccccggcccccctggACCCGCTGGCCCCATGGGTGAGAtgggcccccccggcccctctggGCCCCCTGGCAAGGATGGGGAACAAGGACCCGTGGGCCCCCCCG GGCTGCCAGGAGAGAGAG GCGAGGTGGGGGAGCCGGGCTCCGTGCCCCGCATCGCCTTCTCGGCCGCCCTGAGCACCCAGCGCACGGAGCCGGGCACCGTCCCCTTCGACCAGGTCCTGCTCAACGACGGCGGCGCCTACGACGCCGAGACGG GCACCTTCACGGCGCCGGTGAGCGGACGGTACCTGGTGAGCGCGGTGCTGACGGGGCACAAGGGGGAGAAGCTGGAGGCCGTGCTGTCCCGCTCCAACCAGGGCATCGCCCGCCTGGACTCGGCCGGGTTCCAGCCCGAGGGGCTGGAGAAGGAGCCGGTGGCCgcgctgcagcccagccccggcGCGCTCGGTGTcttcagcctcctgctgccgCTGGCGGCCGGCGAGACGCTCTGCGTGGACCTGGTCTCGGGGCGCCTGGCCCACGCGCCCGACGAGCCCCTCACCGTCTTCAGCGGGGCCCTGCTCTACGATGCCGAGGAGCCCTAG